The proteins below are encoded in one region of Silene latifolia isolate original U9 population chromosome 2, ASM4854445v1, whole genome shotgun sequence:
- the LOC141643348 gene encoding 26S proteasome non-ATPase regulatory subunit 4 homolog, producing MVLEATMICIDNSEWMRNGDYSPNRFQSLSDAVNLICGAKTQSNPENTVGLLTMAGKGVRVLVTPTSDLGKILACMHGLEIGGEMDLAAGIQVAQLALKHRQNKKQQQRIIVFAGSPVEYEKKTLEMIGRKLKKNSVALDVVDFGEDEEGKSEKLEALVAAVNNNETSHYVHVPPGSNALSDVLISTPIFTGDGEGGSGFAAAAAAAAAGGVTGFDFGVDPNLDPELALALRVSMEEERARQEAAAKKAAEEASGQQKGESSSQDAIMGEGSGSKDEADKKIDIMDDENALLQQALAMSMDEPASTTTVRDIDMSDAAVDEDLQLALQLSVEDSAKDSSSQSSQTDMNKLLSDQSFVSSILASLPGVDPNDPSVKDLLASMQNQSEKKDDDKPSEEK from the exons ATGGTGCTCGAG GCGACGATGATCTGCATCGACAATTCGGAGTGGATGCGCAACGGCGATTACTCTCCCAACAGATTTCAATCTCTTTCCGATGCCGTTAATCTAATCTGCGGCGCCAAAACTCAG TCTAATCCAGAAAATACAGTTGGATTATTGACAATGGCTGGTAAAGGTGTTCGTGTCTTGGTTACTCCCACCAGTGACCTTGGCAAAATCTTGGCTTGTATGCACG GCCTTGAAATTGGTGGCGAAATGGACTTAGCAGCTGGAATTCAAGTGGCCCAATTGGCTCTAAAACATCgtcaaaacaaaaaacaacagcAGAGAATTATCGTATTTGCTGGAAG TCCTGTTGAATATGAGAAAAAGACGTTAGAGATGATTGGCCGTAAGTTAAAGAAGAACAGTGTCGCTCTTGATGTTGTTGATTTTGGTGAAGATGAAGAAGGCAAATCAGAGAAACTCGAGGCCTTAGTGGCTGCAGTGAACAACAATGAAACCAGTCACTATGTCCATGTGCCCCCAGGTTCCAATGCTTTGTCCGATGTACTTATAAG TACTCCAATATTTACTGGTGATGGGGAAGGAGGAAGTGGTTTCGCTGCAGCTGCAGCAGCTGCCGCTGCTGGTGGGGTGACTGGATTTGATTTTGGTGTTGATCCAAACCTCGATCCCGAGCTGGCACTTGCTCTTAGAGTTTCAATGGAGGAAGAGAGGGCAAGGCAGGAGGCAGCTGCAAAAAAGGCTGCAGAAGAAGCTTCTGGACAGCAAAAAGGAGAATCGAGCTCTCAAGATGCGATTATGGGAGAAGGTAGCGGTTCAAAAGATGAAGCGGATAAGAAAATTGATATAATG GACGATGAGAATGCTCTACTGCAGCAGGCATTAGCAATGTCAATGGATGAACCTGCCTCCACAACGACTGTGAGAGATATAGATATGTCAGATGCAGCTGTAGACGAGGACTTGCAGCTTG CTCTTCAACTCTCTGTGGAGGACAGTGCGAAAGACTCATCAAGTCAGTCAAGTCAGACAGATATGAACAAATTGCTGTCTGACCAATCTTTTGTGTCATCAATTCTTGCGTCG CTTCCAGGAGTGGACCCTAATGATCCCTCAGTTAAAGATCTGCTGGCTTCTATGCAAAATCAGTCTGAG AAGAAAGATGATGATAAGCCAAGCGAGGAGAAGTGA